Genomic DNA from Comamonas antarctica:
CGCCGACACGGTTCAAGAAGCCCAGACCCTTGCTGCCAATGGCCACGGCCTCCGCAGAGATGCCTTGGTCCTGCAATTCACGCAGCTTGGCCGTGACGACACGCAACACGTTGGTGTTCATGCCGCCGCACAATCCCTTGTCGGTCGTCACCACGATGACGCCGACCTTCGGTGTATCGTTCACTTGCATGAACGGGTGCACGTACTCGGGATTGGCTTGGCCAAGATGGGCTGCAATGTTGCGGATCTTCTCGCTATAGGGACGGGCCGCGAGCATCCGTTCCTGCGCCTTGCGCATTTTGGAGGCTGCGACCATTTCCATGGCCTTCGTGATCTTCTTGGTGTTTTCCACCGATTTGATCTTGCCGCGAATTTCCTTACCTGCTGCCATGATGGCTCCTCGTCCGGATTAAGCGAACGACTTCTTGAACGCAGCGATGGCAGCGGTCAATTCAGCTTCGGATTCCTTGTCCATGGCCTTGGTGGCATTGAGCTTGTCGATCAACGCGCCGTGGCTGGTCTTGAGGAACTGATGCAGGCCGGCTTCGAAGGGCAGCACTTGCTTGACTTCGATGTCGTCCATGTAACCCTTGTTCACTGCGAACAGCGAAGCACCCATCAGGGCCACCGACAGCGGGCTGTACTGGGCTTGCTTCAGCAGTTCGGTCACGCGGGCACCGCGGTCGAGCTGCTTGCGGGTGGATTCGTCCAGGTCGGAAGCGAACTGCGCGAACGCAGCCAGTTCACGGTACTGTGCCAGGTCGGTACGGATACCGCCGGACTGGCCCTTGACGAACTTGGTCTGGGCAGCGCCACCGACGCGCGACACCGAGATACCGGCGTTGATCGCGGGACGGATACCGGCGTTGAACAGGCTGGTTTCCAGGAAGATCTGGCCGTCGGTGATCGAGATCACGTTGGTAGGCACGAATGCCGACACGTCGCCTGCCTGGGTTTCAATGATCGGCAGTGCCGTCAGCGAACCGGTCTTGCCCTTGACCGCACCCTTGGTGAACTCTTCCACGTAGGTGGCGTTCACGCGGGCTGCGCGCTCGAGCAGGCGGCTGTGGAGATAGAACACGTCGCCGGGGAAGGCTTCGCGGCCTGGCGGGCGGCGCAGCAGCAGCGAAACCTGGCGGTAGGCCACGGCTTGCTTCGACAGGTCGTCATAGACGATCAGTGCGTCTTCGCCGCGGTCGCGGAAGTACTCACCCATGGTGCAGCCCGAGTAGGCCGACACGTACTGCATCGCGGCCGATTCGGCAGCGGTGGCAGCCACCACGATGGTGTATTCCATGGCGCCGGATTGCTCCAGGGCGCGCACGACGTTCTTGACCGACGAAGCCTTCTGGCCGATCGCGACGTAGATACACGTCACGCCCTGGCCCTTCTGGTTGATGATCGCGTCGATGGCCACGGCCGTCTTGCCGGTCTGGCGGTCACCGATGATCAGTTCGCGCTGGCCGCGGCCCACGGGAACCATCGAGTCGATGGACTTCACGCCGGTCTGCAGCGGCTGGTCGACGGACTGGCGTGCGATCACGCCCGGAGCGACCTTTTCGATCACGTCGGTCATCTTCGCATTGATCGGACCCTTGCCGTCAATGGGATGGCCCAGTGCGTTGACCACGCGGCCGATCAGCTCGGGGCCGACCGGCACTTCCAGAATGCGGCCCGTGCACTTGACGGTGTCGCCTTCGGAGATGTGCGTGTACTCACCCAGAATCACGGCGCCGACGGAGTCGCGCTCGAGGTTCAGGGCCAGGCCGTACGAAGGCTGGCCTTCGGCGTTGGCCGGGAATTCGAGCATTTCGCCTTGCATCACGTCCGACAGGCCGTGCACGCGCACGATACCGTCCGTCACCGACACCACGGTGCCCTGGTTACGGATATCGGTGCTGCCAGCCAGACCTTCGATGCGGCTCTTGATCAATTCAGAAATTTCTGCGGGATTGAGTTGCATGACTCTTTCCTTCTTTCTTTGTTTAGCCGGGACCTCAACCGCGATCAGGCAGTGAGGGCCGCTTTCATTTGTTCCAGACGGGCCTTGACCGAGGTGTCGAGCACTTCGTCACCCACGACCACGCGAATGCCACCGATCAGCGACTCATCGGGCTGAACGGTGAGATGCAGCTTGCGGCCAAAACGCTTTTCCAACGAAGCGCTGAGCTCCGTCAGTGCGGCAGGCTCGATGGGGAAGGCGCTGTACACCACCGCATCGGAAGAGCCCGCGAGCTGGTTGACGAGACCACGAAACTGGCCTGCCACCTCGGGCAGCGCGTTCACGCGGCCGTTCTCGATGATGACGCGCAGGAAATTTCGAGCGGCATCGGGGATAGCCGCACCGGCGACACCCGTGAACACGTCGAACAGCTGTTCTTCGCTCACTTTGGGGTTGTCTGCCAGTTGGCGCAATTGCGAATCGGCGGCAATCGCCGCCAATTCCTCCACCCAGGCGACTGTGCTGTTCAAATCCGCACCGGTCTCGGTGCTGGCTTTGAACAGGGCTTCAGCGTAAGGGCGGGCAATGGTGGCGAGTTCTGCCATGTTTGCGTTCCTTACAGCTCAGTCTTGAGGCGGTTCAGCAGATCAGCGTGGACGCTGGCATTGACTTCCTTGCGGAGAATCTGCTCGGCGCCCTTGACGGCCAGTGCGGCAACCTGCTCACGCAGGGCTTCACGGGCCTGGATTGCCTGCTGCTCGGCTTCTGCGCGGGCAGCAGCAATCAGCTTGTTGCCTTCTTCAGTCGCACGGGCCTTGGCTTCTTCAATGATGGACTGGGCGCGGCGGTCGGCGTCCGCAAGCCGCGATGTCGTTTCATTGCGCGTCTGGGCCAGTTCCTGCTCGACGCGCTTGTTGACGGCGGTCAGTTCGGATTTGGCCTTGTCGGCAGCAGAGAGGCCATCGGCGATTTTCTGGGCTCGCTCGTCCAACGCCTTCGCGATCGGCGGCCACACGAATTTCATCGTGAACAGCACCAGGATCAGGAAGACGATGGCCTGTACGAACAGGGTCGCGTTGATACTCACGGCAACACCTTTCTATGTGGGCGTTGAGGGGGAGCTTAGACCAGGGCGAACGGGTTGGCGAAAGCGAACAGCAGAGCGATAGCCACGCCGATCAGGAAAGCAGCGTCGATCAGACCGGCCAAGATGAACATCTTGGTTTGCAGTTCGTTGATCAGCTCGGGTTGGCGAGCCGAAGCTTCCAGGAACTTGCCGCCCATCAAAGCGATACCGATCGAAGCGCCGATAGCGCCCAGACCAACAATCAGACCACAAGCCAGAGCGACGAGACCGAGAATGTTTTCCATGATGACTCCAGAGGATTAAAAAAGTGAAAGGAAAGAAAGAAAGGGTCAGTGGGCTTCATGTGCCTGGCCGAGGTAAATCAGCGTCAGCATCATGAAAATGAAGGCCTGCAGGGTGATGATCAAGATATGGAAGATCGCCCAGATAGAACCTGCAATGATGTGCCCCACGGGGAGCAACACACCAGAGAGAGACATGGCAGCTGCACCACCCATCAGGGCAATCAGCATGAATACCAACTCACCAGCGTACATGTTGCCAAACAGTCGCATGCCATGCGAGACGGTCTTGGCAACGTATTCGATGATCTGCATCAGCAGATTCACGACGCCCAGGATCAGGGCGAAGACAGGGTTCTTGCTGGTGCCGAACGGTGCGGTCACCAGTTCATGGGCCCAGCCGCCCGCGCCCTTGATCTTGACGCTGTACCAGAAGCACAGGATCAGCACGGCGGACGACAGGCCCAGAGTGGTCGAGAGGTCGGCGGTGGGCACGACGCGCAGATAGGCGTGGCTGTCGCCGGTCGCACCTTGCCACAGCACGGGCAGCAGGTCGACGGGCAGCATGTCCATCGCGTTCATCGCGAAGATCCAGACGAACACCGTCAATGCCAGCGGCGCGATGAACTTGCGGCTTTCGGCATTGTGGATGTTGGCCTTGGCCTGGTTGTCCACCATCTCGACCAACAGCTCGACGGCCGCCTGGAAGCGGCCGGGAACGCCAGCGGTCGCCTTGCGGGCGGCAAGCCAGAGGGCAAAAAGGGCCAGACCACCGACGATCAGGCCGACGATCACGGAGTCATAGTTGACCACCGAGAAGTCGACGATGCTCGTCTGCTTGATGTTCTGGAGATGCTGCAAGTGGTGAACGATGTATTCACTTGCAGTTGGTGCGTGCGCGTCTGCGGCCATCGGACAACTCTTCTCTCAATATCAATCGGTTTTTCGGACACCGGAGCGTCGCAGCAGCAGCGCAATCCAGTACGTTTTCATCGTTACCACCATGCCGGCCAGCAAAGCCAACCAGCTCAAACCTGTCACCAGCTTCGGCGCCATCGCCAACATGGCAATGCACAGCATCAGCTTGGCCAATTCCCAGCCAAAGAACCCGACCATCGCAGCTCCGGCATTGGGCGCCGCCTGCTGGCGGGCCAGGCCACGCGCAAACAGGGCTGCGGGAAGCACCACCGCCAGCGCACCGTAGGCAGCCGACCAGCCCACCGCGGACCTGCCGCTCACGAGCCATGCCAGCAATGCAACCAGGGTCCCTGCCAGCACCTGCCCGGCCACCACCCGCCACGGCGACACCGGCGGATTGCGCTGGCGCCACTGCTGAGCCTCTTCGGCAGTCAGGGGGTTGAAATCGGAATCTTCGGCCTCAGCTTCAGTCTCGGGTGCGTATTTTTTGTTCATCTGGCGCCCTGATGCAGACTGAAACTTTCACAAAGCCTCTGATTATAAGTAAAAACCCCTGCCTTAAGATAGGGGTTGTTACGGGTATGGACAAATTTATGTTGTTCCGCAGGCCCTGCGAATGCTATCCAACAATGCGGGCAAGCCTTTGCCGCGTATAGGTTTTTTGCCCGGTCTGCACCACCCCGGTGCCGGCGGAACATTACCCCATAACCGTCGGTCCCGACAAGGTATTAACCTTTGAAAGTCTCTGTCATGAGCTCGTCAACCCCCCCTCCCTCCACTCCCGTTTCGGTCAATGTCATCGGCGAAGACGACGCCGTGGCACGCAAGGACTCGCTGATCGAGTACCCGTCGCTGTTTCCCATCAAGGTGATGGGCGTGCAGCATGAGCACCTGGTGTCGTCGATCACCGCCATTGCCCGCCGCTTCGACCCCACGTTCGACGCCAGCACGGTCGAGTTGCGCCCCAGCAGCACCGGCAAATACCTGGGTGTCACCATCACCGTCACGGCCACCAGCCGCGAGCAGCTCGATGATCTGTACCGCGCGCTGACGTCCGCCCCCCAGGTCAAAGTGGTGCTCTGACCGTGTCCGCGATCGCGCTGGACACGCGCCTGCTGGGACGCACGGACTACCGGGCCACCGTGCAGGCGATGCAGGAGCTCACGCGGCAGCGCACCGGGGATACGCCCGACGCACTGTGGATCTGCGAGCATGCGCCGCATTTCACGCAAGGCCTCGCTGGCAAGGCCGACCATGTGCTGCTGCCGGGCGATATTCCGGTCATCGCCACCAACCGCGGCGGCCAGGTGACCTACCACGGCCCGGGCCAGATCGTCGCCTATCCGCTGCTCGACCTGCAGCGGCGCGGCTATTTCGTCAAGGAATATGTCTATCGCCTGGAAGAAGCAGTGATCCGGACACTGGCGCATTTCGGCGTCACAGGACACCGCGTTTCGGGCGCGCCCGGCATCTATGTGCGGCTCGACGATCCCGCCAGCCATGCCATGCTGCCCCAGCGCCCGCAGCTGCGCCTGCCCGGCAGCGACGCACCCGTGCCCGACTTCAACGGCCTCGGCAAGATTGCCGCGCTGGGCATCAAGGTCAGCCGCCACTGCACCTACCACGGACTGGCGCTGAACGTGGCAATGGATCTCGAACCCTATACGCGGATCAACCCTTGTGGCTATGCCGGCCTGCCGAGCGTGGATCTTTCTACAATCGGAGTCCAGACAACCTGGGACGAGGCTGCGCATGTGCTTGGCCGACAGCTGGAAATCCGGCTCGCCCCCTGACCCCCTAGAGCCATGAGCACCATTGACGTCGTACGCGAAGCCCAGTCCGCAGCCAACTACAACCCGCTGGCCAAGCAGAAGGCTGCGGCCAAGCTGTCGCGCATTCCCATCAAGGTCGAACACGGCGAAGCGCTGAAGAAGCCCGAGTGGATCCGCGTCAAGGCCGGCTCGCCGACCACGCGCTTCTACGAGATCAAGGAGATCCTGCGCGAGAACAAGCTGCACACCGTGTGCGAGGAGGCCAGCTGCCCGAACATCGGTGAATGCTTCGGCAAGGGCACGGCGACGTTCATGATCATGGGCGACAAGTGCACGCGCCGTTGCCCGTTCTGCGACGTCGGCCATGGCCGCCCCGATCCGCTCGATGTCGATGAGCCGCTGAACCTGGCCAAGACCATTGCGCAGCTGCGCCTCAAGTACGTGGTGATCACCAGCGTCGACCGCGACGACCTGCGCGACGGCGGCAGTGGCCACTTCGTCGAGTGCATCAAGAACATCCGCGAGCTGTCGCCGCTCACGCAGATCGAGATCCTGGTGCCCGACTTCCGTGGCCGCGACGATCGCGCGCTTGAAATCCTCAAGGCCGCGCCGCCCGACGTGATGAACCACAACCTCGAGACCGCGCCGCGGCTGTACAAGGAAGCGCGCCCCGGCTCAGACTACCAGTTCAGCTTGAACCTGCTGAAGAAATTCAAGGCGCTGCACCCCAACGTCCCCACCAAGAGCGGCATCATGGTCGGCCTGGGCGAGACCGACGAGGAAATCCTGCAGGTCATGCGCGACATGCGAGCGCACGACATCGACATGCTGACCATCGGCCAGTACCTGGCGCCATCCAACAGCCATCTGCCGGTCAAGCGCTACGTACACCCCGACACCTTCAAGATGTTCGAGGAAGAAGCCTACAAGATGGGCTTCAGCCACGCAGCTGTCGGCGCCATGGTGCGTTCGAGCTATCACGCCGACCAGCAGGCGCACGCCGCAGGCGTCTGACCTCCTCGGGAGCGGCTTGCGCCGCTCACGACCATCCGTTCCAGAAACAAAAAAGCCTTCCACTCGGAAGGCTTTCTTCGTTCTGCTCCATCAAAAAATGCCTGGCTAACCGGCGTACCGCTGGCTGGCAAAAAACGACTGAAGGCTTAACAGGCCAACGAGTCGCCCCACGATGAAACTGAAACCGGCGGAACACTGCTCCCACCAGGATATGTGCTGCGTCAGTGCTTGAATCATAACAGTGAATGAGAACCAATCGCAACCATATCCCTAAAGAATTTGCGTTATGGCCTCATGCGCTGGTGGAAAGCAAGGCTGCAGGATCGTCGGCCTGGACGACCTGCCGCGCCCAGGTGCCGAGCTGGGCGGCATTCGCACGCAGGATCTCCTGCTTGACGGCAAGGATCTGCGCCGGGTGCATGGAAAAGCTGCGCAGCCCCAAGCCCAGCAGCAGCCGCGTCATGCCGACATCGCCCGCCACCTCGCCGCACACGCAGATGCTCTTGCCCTGGCGCCGGCCTTCGGCAATCACTTCTGCCACCAGCCGCAGCACGGCCGGATGCAGCGGATCGTACAGATGGGCCACGGCTTCGTCGGCGCGGTCGATGGCCAGCGTGTACTGGATCAGATCGTTGGTGCCGATCGACAGGAAATCGAAATAACGCAGGAACATGCGCACCATCAGCGCGGCCGCGGGAATCTCTATCATCGCGCCGAGTTGCACCGCGCCATGCGCCATGCCGCGCGCTTCGAGTTCCGCGCGCGCCAGTTCCACCTGCGCCAGCGTCTGCTCGATTTCGCGCTGGTGCGCCAGCATCGGAAAAAGCAGGTTCACCGGCCCGTGCACGGCCGCGCGCAGCACGGCACGCAACTGGGTGCGGAACATGCCGGGATCGGCCAGGCTCCAGCGGATGGCCCGCAGGCCCAGCGCGGGGTTGAGCGAATACTCGCGCGCCTGCGCCCGGTCCAGCGGCTTGTCGGCGCCGACATCGATGGTGCGTATCGTCACGGGCCGGCCCTGCATGCCTTCGACCGCCTGGCGGTACGCCTGGTACTGCTCCTCCTCGGCCGGCATCGGGCCACTGCGCCCCATGAACAGGAACTCGCTGCGGAACAGGCCCACGCCCTGCGCTCCCGCGACCAGCGCGGCCGGGCCGTCGCCGGGCTGTTCGATATTGGCCAGCAGCTCGATGTGCTGGCCGTCCAGCGTCACCGCGGGCGTATGCCGCAGCAGCGCCAGGCTCTCGCGCTCGAGCGCGCTCTCGCGCTGCCGCTGTGCATACTCGGCCAGGATCGCTGACGAGGGATCGACGATCACCACGCCGGCGTTGCCGTCGATGATCAGCCAGTCGTCGGGACGCACCAGCTGGGCCGCGGCCCGCGCGCCCACCACGGCGGGAATGTCCATGCTGCGCGCAACGATGGCCGTATGCGAGGTCTTGCCGCCGACCGCCGTGACGAATCCCGCAAACACGCTGGTCTTGAAATGCAGCATGTCGGCGGGCGCCAGGTCCTGGGCCACCAGGATCAAGGGCAGTTCGGGCGCCGCGCCGGGCAGCACGGGACGCGATGCCGGAACGGGGCTGGCCACGCCCTTGAGGTGGCGCAGGATGCGGTCGACCACCTGCTCGAGATCGGCCTTGCGCTCGCGCAGGTACTCGTCCTCCATCTCGTCGAACTGGCGCGAGATGGCCTCGAGCTGGGTGGTCAGCGCCCACTCCGCGTTGTAGAGGCGCTCGCGTATCCACTGTTCCACGCCATGCACCAGCGACTCGTCCTGCAGCAGCATCAAATGCACGTCGAGCAAGGCATCGAGTTCCGCCGGCGCGTCATGCGGCATCTCGGTCTGCAGGCGCTGCAACTCGTCGATGACCGCATGGCGCGCCGTGCGCGCGCGCGCAACCTCGGCGTCCACTTCGGCCGCCGCAATGAAATAGTGCTGCACCTCGATGCGGCTAGAGCCCACCAGCACCGCCCTCCCGATGGCAATGCCGCGGGAAACCGCCAGACCGTGAATTGCAAACGTCATCCGGACTGTCCTTCAGTCAGTCACGGCCGGCCACCGCACGCACGCTGCGCCTGATGCCGGCCATACAAGACAGTTTGTACCGCTTCAGCGGCACAAACCGCTCATTGTCCTTCGCCAAATTTGTCCTGGATCAAGGCCAGCAGCGCATCCATGGCTTCCTGCTCGCGCTCGCCCGAAGTCTCCAGTTCCACCTGCGAGCCAATGCCGGCCGCCAGCATCATCACGCCCATGATGCTCTTGGCATTGACGCGCCGCTCCCCCTTGGTCATCCACACTTCGCAGGGATAGCTGCCCGCGAGCTTGGTGAGCTTGGCCGACGCCCGCGCATGCAGGCCGAGCTTATTGCTGATGGTGATGGTGGTCTTGATCATGAATGGGACGGAAGTTCTGGTTCTGCAATGGAGCGGCGCCCACGGCCATCACTCCCTGGGTACCGCCAACCACGGCGCGTGCCGCGACGGCTTC
This window encodes:
- the atpA gene encoding F0F1 ATP synthase subunit alpha, with the translated sequence MQLNPAEISELIKSRIEGLAGSTDIRNQGTVVSVTDGIVRVHGLSDVMQGEMLEFPANAEGQPSYGLALNLERDSVGAVILGEYTHISEGDTVKCTGRILEVPVGPELIGRVVNALGHPIDGKGPINAKMTDVIEKVAPGVIARQSVDQPLQTGVKSIDSMVPVGRGQRELIIGDRQTGKTAVAIDAIINQKGQGVTCIYVAIGQKASSVKNVVRALEQSGAMEYTIVVAATAAESAAMQYVSAYSGCTMGEYFRDRGEDALIVYDDLSKQAVAYRQVSLLLRRPPGREAFPGDVFYLHSRLLERAARVNATYVEEFTKGAVKGKTGSLTALPIIETQAGDVSAFVPTNVISITDGQIFLETSLFNAGIRPAINAGISVSRVGGAAQTKFVKGQSGGIRTDLAQYRELAAFAQFASDLDESTRKQLDRGARVTELLKQAQYSPLSVALMGASLFAVNKGYMDDIEVKQVLPFEAGLHQFLKTSHGALIDKLNATKAMDKESEAELTAAIAAFKKSFA
- a CDS encoding F0F1 ATP synthase subunit delta, whose translation is MAELATIARPYAEALFKASTETGADLNSTVAWVEELAAIAADSQLRQLADNPKVSEEQLFDVFTGVAGAAIPDAARNFLRVIIENGRVNALPEVAGQFRGLVNQLAGSSDAVVYSAFPIEPAALTELSASLEKRFGRKLHLTVQPDESLIGGIRVVVGDEVLDTSVKARLEQMKAALTA
- a CDS encoding F0F1 ATP synthase subunit B codes for the protein MSINATLFVQAIVFLILVLFTMKFVWPPIAKALDERAQKIADGLSAADKAKSELTAVNKRVEQELAQTRNETTSRLADADRRAQSIIEEAKARATEEGNKLIAAARAEAEQQAIQAREALREQVAALAVKGAEQILRKEVNASVHADLLNRLKTEL
- the atpE gene encoding F0F1 ATP synthase subunit C, translated to MENILGLVALACGLIVGLGAIGASIGIALMGGKFLEASARQPELINELQTKMFILAGLIDAAFLIGVAIALLFAFANPFALV
- the atpB gene encoding F0F1 ATP synthase subunit A — encoded protein: MAADAHAPTASEYIVHHLQHLQNIKQTSIVDFSVVNYDSVIVGLIVGGLALFALWLAARKATAGVPGRFQAAVELLVEMVDNQAKANIHNAESRKFIAPLALTVFVWIFAMNAMDMLPVDLLPVLWQGATGDSHAYLRVVPTADLSTTLGLSSAVLILCFWYSVKIKGAGGWAHELVTAPFGTSKNPVFALILGVVNLLMQIIEYVAKTVSHGMRLFGNMYAGELVFMLIALMGGAAAMSLSGVLLPVGHIIAGSIWAIFHILIITLQAFIFMMLTLIYLGQAHEAH
- a CDS encoding ATP synthase subunit I gives rise to the protein MNKKYAPETEAEAEDSDFNPLTAEEAQQWRQRNPPVSPWRVVAGQVLAGTLVALLAWLVSGRSAVGWSAAYGALAVVLPAALFARGLARQQAAPNAGAAMVGFFGWELAKLMLCIAMLAMAPKLVTGLSWLALLAGMVVTMKTYWIALLLRRSGVRKTD
- a CDS encoding YbeD family protein — translated: MSSSTPPPSTPVSVNVIGEDDAVARKDSLIEYPSLFPIKVMGVQHEHLVSSITAIARRFDPTFDASTVELRPSSTGKYLGVTITVTATSREQLDDLYRALTSAPQVKVVL
- the lipB gene encoding lipoyl(octanoyl) transferase LipB; amino-acid sequence: MDTRLLGRTDYRATVQAMQELTRQRTGDTPDALWICEHAPHFTQGLAGKADHVLLPGDIPVIATNRGGQVTYHGPGQIVAYPLLDLQRRGYFVKEYVYRLEEAVIRTLAHFGVTGHRVSGAPGIYVRLDDPASHAMLPQRPQLRLPGSDAPVPDFNGLGKIAALGIKVSRHCTYHGLALNVAMDLEPYTRINPCGYAGLPSVDLSTIGVQTTWDEAAHVLGRQLEIRLAP
- the lipA gene encoding lipoyl synthase, producing the protein MSTIDVVREAQSAANYNPLAKQKAAAKLSRIPIKVEHGEALKKPEWIRVKAGSPTTRFYEIKEILRENKLHTVCEEASCPNIGECFGKGTATFMIMGDKCTRRCPFCDVGHGRPDPLDVDEPLNLAKTIAQLRLKYVVITSVDRDDLRDGGSGHFVECIKNIRELSPLTQIEILVPDFRGRDDRALEILKAAPPDVMNHNLETAPRLYKEARPGSDYQFSLNLLKKFKALHPNVPTKSGIMVGLGETDEEILQVMRDMRAHDIDMLTIGQYLAPSNSHLPVKRYVHPDTFKMFEEEAYKMGFSHAAVGAMVRSSYHADQQAHAAGV
- the ptsP gene encoding phosphoenolpyruvate--protein phosphotransferase, with amino-acid sequence MTFAIHGLAVSRGIAIGRAVLVGSSRIEVQHYFIAAAEVDAEVARARTARHAVIDELQRLQTEMPHDAPAELDALLDVHLMLLQDESLVHGVEQWIRERLYNAEWALTTQLEAISRQFDEMEDEYLRERKADLEQVVDRILRHLKGVASPVPASRPVLPGAAPELPLILVAQDLAPADMLHFKTSVFAGFVTAVGGKTSHTAIVARSMDIPAVVGARAAAQLVRPDDWLIIDGNAGVVIVDPSSAILAEYAQRQRESALERESLALLRHTPAVTLDGQHIELLANIEQPGDGPAALVAGAQGVGLFRSEFLFMGRSGPMPAEEEQYQAYRQAVEGMQGRPVTIRTIDVGADKPLDRAQAREYSLNPALGLRAIRWSLADPGMFRTQLRAVLRAAVHGPVNLLFPMLAHQREIEQTLAQVELARAELEARGMAHGAVQLGAMIEIPAAALMVRMFLRYFDFLSIGTNDLIQYTLAIDRADEAVAHLYDPLHPAVLRLVAEVIAEGRRQGKSICVCGEVAGDVGMTRLLLGLGLRSFSMHPAQILAVKQEILRANAAQLGTWARQVVQADDPAALLSTSA
- a CDS encoding HPr family phosphocarrier protein, whose product is MIKTTITISNKLGLHARASAKLTKLAGSYPCEVWMTKGERRVNAKSIMGVMMLAAGIGSQVELETSGEREQEAMDALLALIQDKFGEGQ